Proteins encoded by one window of Halomonas sp. SH5A2:
- a CDS encoding 3-deoxy-D-manno-octulosonic acid kinase — protein sequence MRLAALRQKNSHILHDADSLCDAGISHQPDPALFSAEYWRSRDLVIGEAPGRGSSLFLQATPGEQWVLRPYRRGGLVAKLSQKRYFWVGAERTRGFCEMRLTANLFEQGLPVPRPVATCVARHGLSYEAALITQRITGAKALAELIVNHLADEALLQRIGAMIRRFHQAKLDHVDLNARNILVDNSGAPWLIDLDRCRLRQPGKWQNANLKRLERSIHKFDSTLSISAILQGYRAAG from the coding sequence ATGCGCTTAGCGGCACTCCGGCAAAAAAATAGTCACATTTTACATGATGCAGACAGTTTATGTGACGCTGGCATATCTCACCAACCCGATCCCGCACTGTTCAGCGCTGAATACTGGCGATCCCGCGATTTAGTGATCGGCGAAGCCCCTGGCCGGGGCAGCAGCCTTTTTTTACAGGCCACCCCTGGAGAGCAATGGGTTTTACGCCCATACCGGCGAGGCGGTTTAGTCGCCAAACTAAGCCAAAAACGCTATTTCTGGGTAGGTGCTGAACGCACCCGCGGCTTTTGCGAAATGCGCCTCACGGCCAACTTGTTCGAGCAGGGTTTACCTGTTCCGCGTCCTGTCGCCACCTGCGTGGCTCGCCATGGGCTCAGCTACGAAGCCGCCTTGATCACTCAACGCATCACCGGTGCCAAAGCGTTAGCCGAATTGATCGTCAACCACTTGGCGGATGAAGCACTCTTGCAACGCATAGGCGCCATGATTCGACGTTTTCACCAGGCAAAGCTTGATCATGTCGATCTGAATGCCCGCAATATTCTGGTCGATAACAGCGGCGCACCATGGTTGATTGACCTGGACCGCTGTCGGTTACGCCAACCGGGGAAGTGGCAGAACGCCAATCTGAAGAGGCTTGAGAGATCCATACACAAGTTTGATTCCACCTTGTCGATCTCCGCTATTCTTCAAGGATATCGCGCTGCGGGTTGA
- the waaA gene encoding lipid IV(A) 3-deoxy-D-manno-octulosonic acid transferase — MAAPIWPRLAYSTALYALSPLIMWRIWREQVPTYSRLQRLGMCLGTLPPAPRLWLHCASVGEVRAARPLIDGLLTRYPQHSLLLTTMTATGAQQAQALIHEQPESDQRRLAHRFLPLDYPGAAKRFVARVKPAMALLFETELWPNLLHACRRQAVPVAVVNGRLSPRAYQRYRRLRPLMTIALANVGWLAAKSSEDAERFNALGCPAEVTSVVGSLKFEMSLQDEARREGEYLHREWGERPVWVAGSTRDGEETLLLQAHSQLRRRHSNALLVLAPRHPQRFDEVAYLCRDERWLFSRRSEKQPVTEQTQVYLADTLGELAVLYAAGNVAYVGGSLVPLGGQNVLEPAALGRPVLSGPSIENFSDVAEPLLAAGALALVDSPDALAEALIDYFDHPGDAQQKGQAALAVIQAQQGALKRTLDGLGELVPPSLVVSSD; from the coding sequence ATGGCGGCACCTATCTGGCCTCGGCTGGCTTACTCAACGGCCCTGTATGCCCTGTCGCCGCTGATCATGTGGCGCATCTGGCGAGAGCAAGTGCCCACTTACTCGCGCCTGCAGCGCCTTGGTATGTGCCTTGGCACGCTGCCGCCAGCACCACGCCTTTGGCTGCACTGCGCCTCGGTGGGTGAAGTGCGCGCCGCCCGCCCCCTGATAGACGGCTTGCTGACCCGCTATCCCCAGCACAGCCTGCTGCTCACTACCATGACCGCAACGGGCGCCCAGCAGGCACAGGCACTCATCCATGAGCAACCTGAAAGCGATCAAAGACGCCTTGCCCACCGCTTTCTGCCGCTGGACTACCCAGGCGCGGCCAAGCGGTTTGTCGCACGGGTAAAACCCGCGATGGCGCTGCTGTTTGAAACCGAACTGTGGCCCAACCTGCTACACGCCTGTCGTCGCCAGGCAGTGCCCGTCGCGGTGGTCAACGGCCGTTTATCGCCCCGCGCCTACCAACGTTATCGACGCTTGCGACCCTTGATGACCATTGCCCTGGCTAACGTTGGCTGGCTGGCAGCCAAGTCATCGGAAGATGCGGAGCGCTTTAACGCGCTGGGATGCCCCGCTGAGGTAACCAGCGTGGTGGGGTCGCTGAAATTTGAAATGTCCCTACAAGATGAGGCTCGCAGAGAAGGTGAGTACTTACATCGTGAGTGGGGTGAGCGCCCAGTATGGGTAGCGGGTTCTACCCGTGATGGTGAAGAGACGCTATTGCTTCAGGCGCATTCTCAGTTGCGTAGACGCCATTCAAACGCGCTTTTGGTACTGGCGCCGCGCCATCCCCAGCGATTTGATGAGGTTGCCTACCTGTGTCGCGATGAACGCTGGTTGTTCAGTCGTCGCAGCGAGAAGCAGCCCGTAACGGAGCAGACGCAGGTCTACCTGGCGGATACGCTGGGGGAGCTGGCGGTGCTCTATGCGGCGGGCAATGTGGCTTATGTGGGGGGCAGTTTAGTGCCGCTGGGCGGCCAAAACGTGCTGGAACCTGCTGCTCTGGGCAGGCCCGTGCTTAGCGGGCCCTCGATCGAAAATTTTAGCGACGTGGCCGAGCCGCTGTTAGCTGCCGGAGCGCTTGCTCTGGTGGATAGCCCCGACGCCCTCGCAGAGGCGCTGATTGATTATTTTGATCATCCCGGTGATGCACAGCAAAAAGGCCAAGCCGCCCTGGCGGTTATCCAGGCCCAGCAGGGCGCTCTCAAACGTACGCTGGACGGGCTTGGTGAGCTTGTACCGCCCTCTTTGGTGGTCTCTTCGGATTAG
- a CDS encoding glycosyltransferase — protein sequence MKSVPLDASCWFIYPELAHEGLGIVLLEALACQTPIVSVDCPGGVRDIMKGELEAYLCEMTPEALAARVDGILEADGYAIDERWLERFSPAHITSAFLQEMPVS from the coding sequence ATTAAATCCGTACCCCTGGATGCATCATGCTGGTTTATTTATCCTGAGCTAGCACATGAAGGGCTTGGTATCGTACTGCTCGAAGCGCTGGCCTGCCAAACCCCCATTGTCTCTGTCGATTGTCCAGGCGGGGTACGTGATATCATGAAAGGTGAGTTGGAAGCTTACCTTTGTGAAATGACACCAGAGGCGTTAGCAGCCCGCGTTGATGGCATTCTTGAAGCTGACGGCTACGCTATTGATGAACGTTGGCTGGAGCGTTTTTCTCCAGCGCACATTACTTCCGCCTTTCTGCAAGAGATGCCCGTTTCATGA
- a CDS encoding DUF6165 family protein, with product MKDTIEVPLSFGEVLDKITILEIKAERIKNAEKVSNVRLELDALNRIWEHEIQDPSLIADLRVQLKAVNEELWDIEDDIRAQEAKQDFGPHFISLARSVYFTNDRRAAIKKEVNLLLGSRFVEEKSYQDYSSTH from the coding sequence ATGAAGGACACTATCGAAGTACCGCTATCGTTCGGTGAAGTGCTCGACAAGATCACGATATTGGAAATTAAAGCCGAGCGTATCAAGAACGCTGAAAAAGTCAGCAACGTGCGCCTGGAACTGGACGCTTTGAATCGTATATGGGAGCACGAGATTCAGGATCCATCACTCATTGCAGACTTGCGTGTTCAATTGAAAGCCGTCAACGAAGAGCTTTGGGACATTGAGGACGATATCCGTGCCCAGGAGGCAAAGCAGGATTTCGGCCCCCATTTTATATCCCTTGCGCGCTCTGTCTATTTTACCAATGATCGACGTGCGGCCATCAAAAAAGAGGTAAACCTGCTGCTGGGATCGCGATTTGTTGAAGAGAAATCGTATCAGGATTACAGCTCAACCCATTGA
- a CDS encoding glycosyltransferase family 9 protein, whose amino-acid sequence MEPSLPDQPNHIAILRLSALGDVCNLVPTVRALQRQWPQARITWIIGKGEYSLLAGLSGVEFVVYDKSTGFKGMRALWCELADTRFDVLLHMQQAIRASVLSLGLKAKVRVGYDKARAKDAQHRFTQLHIAPRTNPHVLESFMDFARLMGVEDGPLEWNLPVPAAAYDEARLISGEAPYLVINPCSNVRLRNFRNWSVEGYASVVEYAWVQHGLKSVLTGGGSSLEREVGEQIEALCQPGSVINAIGQTSLKGLLALIDGARAVVSPDTGPAHMSNAMGTPTLGLYATTNPQRAAPYLWRDFAVNAYPEALHTYLQKLVEEVSWGQRVRHADAMALIKTDDVIAKLEALLTYTAARSTTGTTDES is encoded by the coding sequence ATGGAGCCCTCTCTGCCTGATCAACCTAACCATATTGCGATTCTGCGCCTCTCTGCGTTAGGAGACGTCTGCAACCTTGTGCCCACCGTGCGAGCGTTGCAGCGCCAGTGGCCACAAGCGCGCATTACCTGGATCATCGGCAAAGGGGAATATAGTCTACTGGCCGGCCTGTCCGGGGTCGAGTTTGTTGTGTATGACAAATCGACGGGGTTCAAGGGGATGCGTGCCCTATGGTGTGAGCTCGCGGATACGCGCTTTGATGTGCTTTTGCATATGCAGCAAGCCATTCGTGCGAGTGTTTTATCGCTTGGGCTGAAGGCCAAGGTGCGTGTGGGCTACGACAAGGCGCGGGCCAAAGATGCCCAGCACCGATTTACCCAGCTGCATATTGCGCCCAGGACCAACCCTCATGTACTGGAATCCTTCATGGATTTCGCGCGTTTGATGGGTGTCGAAGATGGCCCCTTGGAGTGGAATTTGCCGGTGCCCGCTGCTGCTTACGATGAAGCGCGTTTGATCAGCGGTGAAGCGCCTTATCTGGTGATTAATCCATGCAGTAACGTGCGGCTCCGCAATTTTCGTAACTGGTCGGTGGAAGGGTACGCAAGCGTCGTTGAATATGCGTGGGTACAGCACGGCCTGAAAAGCGTGTTGACAGGAGGAGGCAGTTCCCTTGAGCGCGAGGTCGGTGAGCAAATTGAAGCGCTCTGTCAGCCAGGCAGCGTGATCAATGCCATTGGCCAAACGTCGTTAAAAGGTCTTTTAGCGTTAATTGATGGCGCGCGCGCAGTAGTTTCGCCGGATACCGGCCCTGCGCACATGTCCAACGCCATGGGGACGCCGACACTAGGGCTTTACGCGACGACTAATCCCCAACGTGCGGCGCCCTATCTGTGGCGTGATTTTGCCGTTAATGCCTACCCGGAGGCGCTGCACACCTACCTGCAAAAATTGGTGGAAGAGGTAAGCTGGGGGCAGCGCGTTCGCCACGCCGACGCCATGGCACTCATCAAAACCGATGACGTCATCGCCAAGTTAGAGGCACTGCTGACCTATACGGCGGCGCGTTCAACAACAGGAACCACGGATGAAAGTTGA
- a CDS encoding glycosyltransferase family 9 protein produces MLNSICIMRLSALGDVTHVIPVVKSLQAQVPDIEITWVVGKLEARLIGDLPGVEFIVFDKKSGLEGYKALRRAMRGRHFDALLHMQVSFRANLAAALIPATIKIGYDKARSKDLHSLFINRRIAANAEQHVRDCLASFLEPLGLKSAPPDWHIPLKDADYSLAREYLAHDRINLVISPCASHVLRNWSSQRYAALADYAVAAHGANVILVGSPADFEKDVCRDIEESMKERVMNICGQDTLKQLAALLERADLLVSPDTGPAHIANAMGTDVLGLYAASNPDRSGPYSSLTWCVNRYPDALRTFTGKTVAQARWGAKAEFEGAMDMISVDDATDMLDRWVAQRINQQKNEISMG; encoded by the coding sequence ATGCTTAACTCCATCTGCATCATGCGGCTGTCTGCGTTAGGTGATGTAACGCACGTTATACCGGTTGTAAAAAGCTTGCAGGCTCAGGTGCCTGATATTGAGATCACCTGGGTGGTCGGCAAGTTGGAAGCCAGGTTGATCGGTGACCTACCGGGTGTGGAATTCATCGTCTTTGATAAAAAATCGGGGCTTGAAGGCTACAAAGCGTTACGCCGTGCCATGCGAGGAAGGCATTTCGATGCGCTTCTGCATATGCAGGTCTCTTTTCGCGCCAATCTTGCCGCGGCATTGATCCCGGCGACCATCAAGATTGGCTACGATAAGGCGCGTAGTAAGGATCTCCACAGCCTTTTCATCAATCGACGTATTGCTGCCAACGCCGAACAACACGTCCGCGACTGTCTGGCCAGCTTTCTCGAACCCCTTGGGCTGAAGTCGGCGCCTCCTGACTGGCATATTCCATTGAAAGATGCAGATTATTCGCTGGCTCGCGAATACCTCGCGCATGACCGGATAAACCTTGTTATCAGCCCCTGTGCCAGCCATGTCCTTCGCAATTGGTCATCACAACGGTACGCGGCGCTGGCTGACTACGCGGTCGCCGCACATGGTGCTAACGTCATTCTGGTGGGCAGCCCGGCAGACTTCGAGAAGGACGTTTGTCGCGATATTGAGGAATCAATGAAAGAAAGGGTCATGAATATCTGTGGGCAGGATACCCTCAAACAATTGGCGGCACTTCTTGAGCGAGCGGACCTGCTTGTCTCGCCTGATACCGGGCCTGCCCACATCGCCAATGCCATGGGAACCGATGTGCTGGGTCTTTATGCTGCCAGCAATCCTGATCGATCCGGCCCTTACAGCTCTTTAACATGGTGTGTAAACCGCTATCCTGATGCATTGCGCACGTTTACGGGTAAGACGGTTGCACAGGCTCGCTGGGGAGCAAAAGCGGAATTCGAGGGTGCCATGGACATGATTTCGGTTGATGATGCCACCGACATGTTGGACAGATGGGTGGCACAACGTATTAATCAACAAAAAAATGAAATATCAATGGGTTGA
- a CDS encoding glycosyltransferase family 2 protein, with product MAGAFFSSAHYFRLSARDARFMISANIITFNEEANIADCIASAHQVCDDVVVVDSGSQDRTVAIATELGARVVHQAYLGDGIQKNVALEHVKYDWVLSLDADERLTPELVEAIRQLNLAATEHDAFAFRRRNMIGSRWIKVCGWYPDYCIRLYNHRHARFADVKQHARVIAANPKRLNADMIHLSFDNLGQLFAKPGRNFSGRAAKIMFQKGKRANAFSPFAHGLNAFVRKYLFQRGFLGGVDGMTVAISAGLNSYLKYAKLLEYQRDPKVLEAEDFNKVW from the coding sequence TTGGCTGGAGCGTTTTTCTCCAGCGCACATTACTTCCGCCTTTCTGCAAGAGATGCCCGTTTCATGATATCGGCTAATATTATTACCTTTAACGAAGAAGCCAATATTGCGGACTGTATTGCTTCCGCTCACCAAGTTTGTGATGACGTTGTTGTGGTAGATTCCGGCAGCCAGGATCGAACCGTGGCGATAGCGACCGAGCTGGGTGCCAGGGTGGTACATCAGGCATACTTGGGCGACGGCATTCAGAAAAATGTCGCGCTTGAACATGTCAAGTATGACTGGGTTCTGAGTCTGGACGCCGATGAACGCCTGACGCCAGAATTGGTCGAAGCAATTCGTCAGCTCAACCTTGCTGCAACCGAGCACGATGCCTTCGCGTTTCGCCGACGCAATATGATTGGGTCGCGCTGGATCAAAGTCTGCGGCTGGTATCCAGATTACTGTATTCGACTCTACAACCATCGCCATGCACGTTTTGCGGACGTCAAGCAGCATGCGAGAGTCATCGCCGCCAATCCAAAGCGACTTAATGCAGATATGATACATCTCTCATTTGATAATCTGGGTCAGCTGTTTGCCAAGCCAGGGCGCAATTTCAGCGGTCGCGCGGCCAAGATCATGTTTCAGAAAGGAAAGCGGGCCAATGCTTTTTCACCGTTTGCACATGGCCTGAATGCGTTTGTGCGTAAATATCTATTCCAGCGCGGCTTTTTGGGCGGGGTTGATGGTATGACCGTTGCGATCAGCGCAGGGCTCAATAGTTATTTAAAGTATGCCAAGCTACTCGAGTATCAGCGCGATCCCAAAGTGCTTGAAGCGGAAGATTTTAATAAGGTTTGGTGA
- a CDS encoding glycosyltransferase family 4 protein: MLAKKTRPLAAIAIRQVEKNTGASRNAFEQTKALSELGYNVIILAERGNRQNAKQQGAKLVKLPRWPIKGPFRRFWFNRLVKAWCKIKSPDLLISHGDAESTDVIYMHNCVHLASDRISGMLLPEKHETGSIHDYVLSKRNYNLVVANSFLMANDLRERYDIPDNKIEVIYPCYDADFFNIEKAQKYRNSARRELNICDDKLLIGLITSGNFKKRNVSGFINICKLINEKIPHRCHFLVVGKDNMQEYQQLATDNGIEDQFTWRTTTHNVTKLYGALDLFLLPAHIEEFGRVALEAMACGTPTLVSSWVGASEILEDHFKDLILEDYNSEKWAERAVSILTSEDHKNLGKELAILAKNHSHEKQLITLKNSFRKINT; the protein is encoded by the coding sequence ATGCTGGCAAAAAAAACACGTCCTTTAGCCGCTATCGCTATTCGCCAAGTTGAAAAAAACACGGGGGCGAGCCGTAATGCTTTCGAACAAACAAAAGCTCTTTCAGAGCTTGGGTACAACGTTATTATCCTTGCAGAGAGAGGAAATCGCCAGAATGCAAAACAGCAAGGTGCGAAGCTTGTAAAGCTTCCGCGCTGGCCAATAAAAGGACCATTCCGGCGTTTTTGGTTTAATCGACTTGTTAAGGCATGGTGCAAAATCAAGTCTCCTGATTTACTAATTAGCCATGGAGATGCTGAAAGCACTGACGTAATATATATGCATAACTGCGTTCATTTAGCAAGCGACCGAATTAGCGGGATGCTACTGCCAGAAAAACATGAGACAGGCTCCATACACGACTATGTCTTATCCAAAAGAAACTACAATTTGGTAGTTGCAAACTCATTTCTGATGGCTAACGATCTAAGAGAACGCTATGACATACCAGATAATAAAATTGAAGTTATTTACCCCTGTTATGACGCTGATTTTTTCAACATAGAGAAAGCACAGAAATACCGCAACTCGGCCCGCAGAGAGTTAAATATCTGTGACGATAAGCTATTGATTGGGCTTATAACTTCGGGAAATTTCAAGAAACGCAATGTTAGTGGTTTTATAAACATCTGCAAATTAATAAATGAAAAAATTCCGCATCGTTGTCATTTTTTAGTTGTCGGCAAAGACAACATGCAAGAATATCAGCAGCTAGCTACAGATAATGGTATAGAAGATCAGTTTACCTGGCGAACAACGACACATAATGTCACGAAACTCTACGGTGCTCTTGATCTCTTCTTGCTTCCAGCGCACATAGAGGAATTTGGGCGAGTAGCTCTTGAAGCAATGGCATGTGGCACGCCAACACTTGTTTCCTCATGGGTCGGCGCTTCAGAGATTTTAGAAGATCACTTCAAAGACTTGATTCTAGAGGACTACAACAGTGAAAAATGGGCTGAGCGTGCAGTTTCAATATTAACTTCTGAAGATCATAAAAACCTTGGCAAAGAGCTAGCCATTTTGGCCAAAAACCATTCACATGAAAAACAGTTAATTACTCTAAAAAATTCATTCCGAAAAATAAATACATAG
- the hldE gene encoding bifunctional D-glycero-beta-D-manno-heptose-7-phosphate kinase/D-glycero-beta-D-manno-heptose 1-phosphate adenylyltransferase HldE, with protein sequence MKVDLNALEYARVLVVGDVMLDRYWHGGTSRISPEAPVPVVRVEDADDRPGGAANVALNIAALGAQVGLAGLVGADENAELLSSQLSAANVSTHFQHSAEIPTITKLRVMSRNQQLLRLDFEERLDGVDTTDLLAHVEQALPDCDVMILSDYGKGTLNQVEKLISLARAQGKRVLVDPKGGDFSKYRGASLITPNLTEFEAIVGPCSTDAELSQRGEALRVDLELDALLITRSEKGMTLIWEGHEPLHLPTRAQEVFDVTGAGDTVIGLMGLAMAANHELPEAMMLANLGAGLVVAKPGTATLSIAELYTALHGDKLAEFGVIEPTQLVDAVRAAQVRGERVVMTNGCFDILHAGHVAYLEQAKRLGDRLIVAVNDDASIGRLKGPTRPINPLHRRMQVLAGLGAVDWVVPFSDDTPQALIETVLPDILVKGGDYRPEDIAGGKAVIANGGEVKVLGFEDGVSTTAMISSILDRER encoded by the coding sequence ATGAAAGTTGATTTAAACGCCTTGGAGTATGCCCGCGTTCTTGTGGTGGGCGATGTGATGTTAGACCGCTACTGGCACGGTGGCACCTCGCGCATATCGCCGGAAGCGCCTGTGCCGGTGGTACGCGTCGAGGATGCGGATGACCGTCCCGGCGGGGCGGCGAACGTTGCGTTGAATATTGCGGCGTTGGGGGCACAGGTCGGCCTCGCTGGGCTGGTGGGCGCTGATGAAAATGCTGAGCTGCTTTCGAGTCAATTGTCTGCCGCAAATGTAAGCACTCACTTTCAGCACAGCGCAGAGATACCAACGATTACCAAGTTACGGGTCATGAGTCGCAACCAACAGTTGCTGCGTCTGGACTTCGAGGAGCGTCTGGACGGTGTCGATACCACGGATTTGTTGGCTCATGTGGAGCAGGCGCTTCCCGATTGCGACGTGATGATTCTTTCTGACTACGGCAAGGGCACGTTGAATCAGGTTGAGAAGCTGATCTCATTGGCGCGTGCCCAGGGGAAAAGGGTATTGGTTGATCCCAAGGGCGGCGATTTCAGCAAATACCGCGGTGCCAGCCTGATAACGCCGAATTTGACGGAGTTTGAAGCGATTGTCGGCCCGTGTAGCACGGATGCCGAGCTCTCGCAGCGTGGCGAAGCACTGCGCGTTGACCTTGAGCTGGACGCGCTATTAATCACACGCAGCGAAAAAGGCATGACGCTGATTTGGGAAGGGCATGAACCGCTGCATTTACCCACCCGTGCCCAGGAAGTTTTTGATGTGACGGGTGCTGGCGATACAGTGATTGGCCTGATGGGGCTGGCAATGGCGGCAAATCATGAACTGCCCGAGGCCATGATGCTGGCCAATCTGGGGGCAGGGCTGGTAGTGGCCAAGCCGGGTACAGCCACGCTGTCGATTGCCGAGCTTTACACTGCCCTGCACGGCGATAAGCTCGCTGAATTCGGGGTGATTGAGCCAACCCAGCTGGTTGATGCTGTGCGCGCTGCCCAAGTGCGGGGCGAGCGCGTGGTCATGACCAACGGCTGTTTCGATATTTTGCATGCGGGCCACGTGGCTTATCTCGAACAGGCAAAACGGTTGGGGGATCGGTTGATTGTGGCAGTCAATGACGATGCCTCCATCGGCCGCCTGAAAGGCCCAACGCGGCCAATCAATCCACTCCATCGCCGTATGCAGGTGCTGGCCGGATTGGGCGCGGTGGATTGGGTCGTCCCCTTCAGCGATGACACCCCTCAAGCGCTTATCGAAACGGTACTACCGGATATTCTCGTCAAAGGCGGCGACTATCGCCCGGAAGACATTGCCGGGGGTAAAGCGGTGATTGCCAACGGCGGTGAGGTGAAAGTACTGGGCTTTGAAGATGGTGTTTCGACGACGGCGATGATCAGCTCAATTCTGGATCGTGAGCGCTAA
- a CDS encoding mannose-1-phosphate guanylyltransferase/mannose-6-phosphate isomerase, protein MSLLPVVLAGGAGSRLWPLSRQLYPKQFLSLDGGLTMLQKTLGRLDGLDTQAPIVICNEEHRFLVAEQLRQIDVCDGQLLLEPVGRNTAPAIALAAIAATQDGDDPLLLVLAADHLVQDIAPFHDSIKKAQSLAERDYLVTFGVVPTSPETGYGYIHQGAALGPGFSVRRFVEKPDAVTATGYVESGEYLWNSGMFLFRASRYLEELERFYPDMLHACHQAMARTEKDLDFTRVDKSAFAQCEDISVDYAVMEKTQHAAVVPLSARWSDLGAWSSIWELSDKCEAGNSYHGDVIQEDTRNTMLRSESRLVAAIGLEDLVIIETKDAVLVADRHKTQDVKKIVERLKSEGRDEFKNHRVVYRPWGRYESVDRGQRYQVKRITVNPGAKLSVQMHHHRAEHWIVVSGTAEVTNGESTSLVFENESTYIPIGQVHALKNPGTLPLELIEVQSGSYLGEDDIVRFEDQYGRV, encoded by the coding sequence ATGTCATTATTGCCTGTTGTCCTGGCGGGAGGAGCGGGATCGAGATTATGGCCATTGTCACGGCAATTGTATCCCAAGCAGTTCCTGTCACTCGATGGCGGGCTCACCATGCTACAAAAGACGCTGGGGCGTCTTGACGGGCTTGATACACAAGCACCCATTGTCATATGTAATGAAGAACATCGTTTTCTCGTGGCAGAGCAATTACGTCAAATTGACGTGTGCGACGGTCAGTTGTTGTTGGAACCGGTTGGTCGTAATACGGCGCCCGCGATTGCTTTGGCGGCTATCGCGGCTACCCAAGACGGTGATGACCCTTTATTGCTTGTGTTGGCGGCTGATCACCTGGTGCAGGATATCGCGCCTTTCCATGACAGTATCAAGAAGGCGCAGTCGCTCGCAGAGCGCGATTATTTGGTTACCTTCGGTGTCGTGCCCACCTCTCCTGAAACGGGGTACGGCTATATCCATCAGGGGGCTGCGTTGGGGCCAGGCTTTAGTGTCCGGCGCTTCGTCGAAAAGCCGGATGCGGTGACGGCCACTGGCTACGTGGAAAGTGGTGAATACTTGTGGAATAGCGGCATGTTCCTGTTTCGAGCGAGCCGCTACCTGGAGGAGCTTGAACGCTTCTACCCCGATATGCTGCATGCTTGTCATCAGGCGATGGCGCGTACAGAGAAAGACCTGGATTTCACGCGTGTCGATAAGAGCGCCTTTGCCCAATGTGAGGACATATCGGTCGATTATGCCGTGATGGAGAAAACGCAGCATGCCGCCGTCGTGCCCTTGTCGGCACGCTGGAGTGATCTAGGTGCCTGGTCGTCCATATGGGAGTTAAGCGATAAGTGCGAGGCAGGTAACAGCTATCATGGTGATGTTATCCAGGAGGATACCCGCAATACCATGCTGCGTTCCGAGAGCCGCTTGGTGGCCGCGATAGGCCTTGAAGACCTCGTCATTATCGAAACCAAGGATGCGGTATTAGTCGCTGATAGGCATAAGACGCAAGACGTTAAAAAAATTGTCGAGCGACTCAAGTCTGAAGGTCGTGACGAGTTCAAAAATCATCGCGTTGTCTATCGTCCCTGGGGGCGCTACGAATCGGTCGATAGAGGCCAGCGTTATCAGGTCAAACGTATTACGGTGAACCCTGGTGCCAAGCTCTCGGTACAGATGCATCATCATCGGGCAGAGCACTGGATAGTGGTATCCGGCACGGCGGAAGTCACTAATGGGGAGTCCACCTCCCTTGTATTCGAAAATGAATCGACTTACATCCCCATCGGCCAGGTTCACGCGCTGAAAAATCCCGGCACGCTGCCTCTCGAACTAATAGAGGTGCAGTCCGGCAGCTACCTGGGCGAAGACGATATTGTCCGCTTCGAGGATCAATACGGCCGCGTTTGA